Proteins encoded together in one Agromyces sp. 3263 window:
- a CDS encoding COX15/CtaA family protein encodes MNRFIQWLPDRVDGRIRVFAWLSFVAEVVIIATGGAVRLTGSGLGCPTWPTCTADSLITTPEMGIHGLIEFGNRMMTGVVGLIALALFVLVWRIRSQRRDLFVLAFIVGAGIVAQAIVGGITVWTGLNPFIVGFHYVSSLLLVCVCAAFLVRMDAQPGPRELAVPGWYAGLTHATTGVLALTIVFGILTTGSGPHSGDAAAGRNGFESEVLEHVHAWPGYALLALTVVLLIGAWGLRLPTLRWVGALLVVELVQIAVGLYQARNGLPPLAVGVHMVLAALTAATMTVVVLHLKRPATTGAAPAAAPAAASAR; translated from the coding sequence GTGAACCGCTTCATCCAGTGGCTGCCCGACCGAGTCGACGGGCGGATCCGCGTCTTCGCCTGGCTGTCGTTTGTCGCGGAGGTCGTGATCATCGCGACGGGCGGTGCGGTGCGCCTCACGGGCTCGGGCCTCGGATGCCCCACCTGGCCCACCTGCACGGCCGACTCGCTCATCACGACACCCGAGATGGGCATCCACGGGCTGATCGAGTTCGGCAACCGCATGATGACCGGCGTCGTGGGGCTCATCGCCCTCGCGCTGTTCGTGCTCGTCTGGCGCATCCGCAGCCAGCGCCGCGACCTGTTCGTGCTCGCCTTCATCGTCGGCGCCGGCATCGTCGCGCAGGCGATCGTCGGCGGCATCACGGTGTGGACGGGGCTCAACCCCTTCATCGTCGGGTTCCACTACGTCTCGTCGCTCCTCCTCGTCTGCGTGTGCGCGGCGTTCCTCGTGCGCATGGACGCGCAGCCCGGCCCACGCGAGCTCGCGGTGCCCGGCTGGTACGCGGGGCTCACGCACGCGACCACCGGCGTGCTCGCGCTCACGATCGTGTTCGGCATCCTCACCACCGGGTCGGGTCCGCACTCGGGCGATGCCGCCGCGGGCCGCAACGGCTTCGAGTCGGAGGTGCTCGAGCACGTGCACGCGTGGCCCGGCTACGCCCTGCTCGCGCTCACGGTCGTGCTCCTGATCGGCGCGTGGGGGCTGCGGCTCCCCACGCTGCGCTGGGTGGGCGCCCTGCTCGTCGTCGAGCTCGTGCAGATCGCGGTCGGGCTCTACCAGGCGCGCAACGGCCTCCCGCCGCTCGCCGTGGGCGTGCACATGGTGCTCGCCGCGCTCACCGCCGCGACGATGACGGTGGTCGTCCTGCACCTCAAGCGACCCGCGACGACGGGAGCCGCGCCCGCCGCCGCGCCGGCCGCGGCATCCGCACGCTGA
- the tal gene encoding transaldolase, with protein MSTNSPTAALSEAGVSIWLDDLSRDRITTGDLARLIAERNVVGVTTNPTIFAGALAKGDAYREQLHTLAEAGTDLDTAVFEATTDDVRDAADIFRPVYDRTDGYDGRVSIEVAPDLAHDTERTIEQAHALWEKVDRPNVMIKIPATVEGLGAITAAIGAGISVNVTLIFSLDRYRQVIDAYLTGLEQAKAAGIDLATIHSVASFFVSRVDTEIDKRLAEIGTDEALGLKSKAGIANARLAYQLYEEVFGGERATALLQAGANRQRPLWASTGVKDPALPDTLYVTELVATGVVNTMPEKTLEATFDHGEIVGDTVTGAYADAGAVLDALARVGVDYDDVTAVLEREGVEKFIVSWNELLDTVRGALEAAR; from the coding sequence ATGAGCACCAACTCCCCCACCGCCGCGCTCTCCGAAGCCGGCGTGAGCATCTGGCTGGACGACCTGTCCCGCGACCGCATCACCACGGGCGACCTCGCGCGCCTGATCGCCGAGCGCAACGTCGTCGGCGTCACCACGAACCCGACGATCTTCGCCGGGGCGCTCGCCAAGGGTGACGCCTACCGCGAGCAGCTGCACACGCTCGCCGAGGCCGGCACCGACCTCGACACCGCGGTGTTCGAGGCGACCACCGACGACGTGCGCGACGCCGCCGACATCTTCCGCCCGGTGTACGACCGTACTGACGGCTACGACGGGCGCGTGTCGATCGAGGTGGCACCCGACCTCGCGCACGACACCGAGCGCACCATCGAGCAGGCGCATGCGTTGTGGGAGAAGGTGGACCGGCCGAACGTGATGATCAAGATCCCGGCGACGGTCGAGGGACTCGGGGCGATCACCGCGGCGATCGGCGCGGGCATCAGCGTGAACGTGACGCTGATCTTCAGCCTGGACCGGTACCGGCAGGTCATCGACGCGTACCTGACCGGCCTGGAGCAGGCGAAGGCCGCGGGCATCGACCTGGCCACGATCCACTCGGTCGCGTCGTTCTTCGTGTCCCGCGTCGACACCGAGATCGACAAGCGCCTGGCCGAGATCGGCACCGACGAGGCCCTCGGCCTGAAGAGCAAGGCGGGCATCGCGAACGCCCGGCTCGCGTACCAGCTGTACGAGGAGGTGTTCGGCGGGGAGCGGGCCACCGCGCTGCTGCAGGCCGGCGCGAACCGGCAGCGTCCGCTCTGGGCGTCGACCGGGGTCAAGGACCCGGCGCTGCCCGACACCCTCTACGTCACCGAGCTCGTCGCGACCGGCGTGGTGAACACCATGCCCGAGAAGACCCTCGAGGCGACCTTCGACCACGGCGAGATCGTCGGCGACACCGTGACCGGCGCGTACGCCGACGCCGGCGCCGTGCTCGACGCGCTCGCCCGGGTCGGCGTCGACTACGACGACGTCACCGCGGTCCTCGAACGCGAAGGCGTCGAGAAGTTCATCGTCTCCTGGAACGAACTCCTCGACACCGTCCGCGGCGCACTGGAGGCAGCACGATGA
- a CDS encoding gamma carbonic anhydrase family protein yields the protein MLIEHRGRRPVVDPTATVAPTAVLSGDVRIGPRTRVLHGAVLTAEDGAITVGAECVVMEHALVRARSRHPVVIGDRVLVGPHAHVNGASIGDEAFIATGASVFPGAVVEAGAEVRINGVVQVNTRIPAGEVVPIAWVAVGDPARILPPERHDEIWDVQRGLDFVGTVYGVPVEEGMREIMRRQSEFYAAHDDDEVID from the coding sequence GTGCTGATCGAGCATCGCGGCCGGCGCCCGGTCGTCGATCCCACGGCCACGGTGGCCCCGACGGCGGTGCTGTCCGGTGACGTGCGCATCGGGCCGCGCACCCGGGTCCTGCACGGTGCGGTGCTGACCGCGGAGGACGGCGCGATCACGGTCGGCGCCGAGTGCGTCGTGATGGAGCACGCGCTCGTGCGCGCCCGGTCGCGGCATCCGGTGGTCATCGGCGATCGCGTGCTGGTCGGGCCGCACGCGCACGTGAACGGCGCGAGCATCGGCGACGAGGCGTTCATCGCCACCGGGGCCTCCGTCTTCCCCGGCGCCGTCGTCGAGGCCGGCGCTGAGGTGCGGATCAACGGCGTCGTGCAGGTGAACACCCGCATCCCGGCCGGCGAGGTGGTGCCGATCGCGTGGGTCGCGGTCGGCGACCCGGCCCGCATCCTCCCGCCCGAACGCCACGACGAGATCTGGGACGTGCAGCGGGGGCTCGACTTCGTGGGCACCGTCTACGGCGTCCCCGTCGAGGAGGGCATGCGCGAGATCATGCGACGCCAGTCGGAGTTCTACGCCGCCCACGACGACGACGAGGTCATCGACTGA
- the sufC gene encoding Fe-S cluster assembly ATPase SufC, with protein MSVLEIKNLHVNVETDQGTREILRGVDLVINEGEIHAIMGPNGSGKSTLAYTIAGHPKYHVVEGEILLDGENVLEMSVDARARAGLFLAMQYPVEIPGVTVTNFLRTAKTAIDGEAPSVRTWVKDVRESMANLRMDSNFAERNVNEGFSGGEKKRNEILQLELLKPRFAVLDETDSGLDVDALKIVSEGVNRAKANTGLGILLITHYTRILRYIKPDFVHVFVAGRIAEQGGPELADRLEDEGYDRYQVAEPAAAAAAE; from the coding sequence ATGTCAGTGCTCGAGATCAAGAACCTGCACGTCAACGTCGAGACCGACCAGGGCACCCGCGAGATCCTCCGCGGCGTCGACCTCGTCATCAACGAGGGCGAGATCCACGCCATCATGGGCCCGAACGGCTCGGGCAAGTCGACGCTCGCGTACACGATCGCCGGCCACCCGAAGTACCACGTCGTCGAGGGCGAGATCCTGCTCGACGGCGAGAACGTGCTCGAGATGTCGGTCGACGCCCGCGCGCGCGCCGGCCTGTTCCTCGCGATGCAGTACCCCGTCGAGATCCCGGGCGTCACGGTGACGAACTTCCTCCGCACGGCGAAGACCGCCATCGACGGCGAGGCACCGTCGGTGCGCACCTGGGTGAAGGACGTGCGCGAGTCGATGGCGAACCTGCGCATGGACTCGAACTTCGCCGAGCGCAACGTCAACGAGGGCTTCTCGGGCGGCGAGAAGAAGCGCAACGAGATCCTGCAGCTCGAGCTGCTGAAGCCGCGGTTCGCCGTGCTCGACGAGACCGACTCGGGCCTCGACGTGGACGCGCTGAAGATCGTCTCCGAAGGCGTGAACCGCGCCAAGGCGAACACGGGCCTCGGCATCCTGCTCATCACCCACTACACGCGCATCCTCCGCTACATCAAGCCCGACTTCGTGCACGTGTTCGTCGCGGGCCGGATCGCCGAGCAGGGCGGTCCCGAGCTCGCCGACCGCCTCGAGGACGAGGGCTACGACCGCTACCAGGTCGCCGAGCCCGCCGCGGCGGCCGCGGCCGAGTAG
- a CDS encoding heme o synthase produces the protein MSAAVHTRESRPQMTVRRKLSAYLALTKPRVIELLLVVTAPTMILAQNGLPNLWLLVATLIGGAMSAGAAGAFNCYIDRDIDRVMKRTQGRPLVTGELTDREALVFAYGLGAASIAWLWIFTNWLAAALSLGAILLYVVFYSLILKRRTSQNIVWGGVAGCMPVLIGWAAVTESLSWTPFILFLIIFLWTPPHYWPLSMKYKDDYAAAGVPMLAVVRGRAQVGLQVILYAWATVACSLLLIPVAGMGLVYSTVAVVTGVWFVSETHRLYNLAIRHVQVSPMRVFHGSIAYLSLLFLAIGIDPLLPF, from the coding sequence ATGTCGGCAGCTGTACACACTCGCGAGTCGCGACCGCAGATGACGGTACGGCGCAAGCTCTCCGCCTACCTCGCGCTCACGAAACCGCGGGTCATCGAGCTCCTGCTGGTGGTGACCGCGCCCACCATGATCCTCGCGCAGAACGGCCTTCCGAACCTGTGGCTGCTCGTCGCGACGCTCATCGGCGGCGCGATGAGCGCGGGCGCGGCCGGCGCCTTCAACTGCTACATCGATCGCGACATCGACCGCGTCATGAAGCGCACGCAGGGGCGGCCGCTCGTGACCGGCGAGCTCACCGACCGCGAGGCGCTCGTGTTCGCCTACGGGCTCGGCGCGGCATCCATCGCCTGGCTCTGGATCTTCACGAACTGGCTGGCCGCGGCGCTGTCGCTCGGCGCGATCCTGCTCTATGTCGTCTTCTACAGCCTGATCCTCAAGCGTCGCACGTCGCAGAACATCGTGTGGGGCGGCGTGGCGGGCTGCATGCCGGTGCTGATCGGCTGGGCCGCCGTGACCGAGAGCCTCAGCTGGACGCCGTTCATCCTGTTCCTCATCATCTTCCTGTGGACGCCGCCGCACTACTGGCCGCTCTCGATGAAGTACAAGGACGACTACGCGGCCGCCGGGGTGCCCATGCTCGCCGTGGTGCGGGGTCGGGCGCAGGTCGGCCTGCAGGTCATCCTCTACGCCTGGGCCACGGTCGCGTGCTCGCTCCTGCTCATCCCGGTGGCCGGCATGGGCCTCGTCTACTCCACCGTCGCCGTGGTGACGGGGGTGTGGTTCGTGTCCGAGACGCACCGCCTCTACAACCTCGCGATCCGCCACGTGCAGGTCTCGCCGATGCGGGTGTTCCACGGCTCGATCGCCTACCTGTCGCTGCTCTTCCTCGCGATCGGGATCGACCCGCTGTTGCCGTTCTGA
- the tkt gene encoding transketolase, with product MANLQWEPIDDRAVDTARVLAADAVEKVGNGHPGTAMSLAPAAYLLFQKVMRRDPADHGWLGRDRFILSAGHSSLTQYVQLYLAGDGLELDDLKALRTWGSKTPGHPEYGHTDGVEITTGPLGQGLSSAVGFAYAARFERGLFDPDAAAGTSPFDHFIYVVAGDGDLQEGVTSEASSLAGHQQLGNLVVIYDSNQISIEDDTNIAFTEDVAKRYEAYGWHVQTVDWKKTGQYVEDVAELHRAIEAAKGETAKPSIIILKTIIGWPSPGKQNTGKIHGSALGASELAATKEVLGFDPEQTFVVAEDILEHTRAARERGAAAHAEWQVGFDAWAEANPEKKALLDRLEAGELPDDVASVLPAFEGGTEVSTRAASGKVINALAGVLPEFWGGSADLAESNLTTINDAASFIPEEWSTHEFAGNPYGRVLHFGIREHAMAAIINGIVLHGRTRAFGGTFLIFSDYMRPAVRLSALMKVPSIFVWTHDSVALGEDGPTHQPIEQLATLRAIPGFTVVRPADANETAIAWLEILKRRDAPVGIALTRQNIPVFERGDGAASGDTLASAAGLAKGAYILAEAPSGTPDVILIATGSEVQLAVAARERLAADGIQARVVSAPSLEWFEEQDAAYRESVLPAAVTARVSVEAGISLSWRPYVGDRGRSVSIEHFGASADYKTLFREFGITTDAVVAAAKETLASA from the coding sequence GTGGCCAATCTGCAGTGGGAACCCATCGACGATCGCGCGGTCGACACGGCGCGCGTGCTCGCGGCCGACGCCGTCGAGAAGGTCGGGAACGGGCACCCGGGCACGGCGATGAGCCTCGCGCCCGCCGCCTACCTCCTCTTCCAGAAGGTCATGCGGCGCGACCCGGCCGACCACGGCTGGCTCGGCCGCGACCGCTTCATCCTCTCCGCCGGCCACAGCTCGCTCACGCAGTACGTGCAGCTCTACCTCGCCGGCGATGGCCTCGAGCTCGACGACCTCAAGGCCCTGCGCACCTGGGGCTCCAAGACCCCGGGCCACCCCGAGTACGGCCACACCGACGGCGTCGAGATCACCACGGGCCCGCTCGGCCAGGGCCTCTCCTCGGCCGTCGGCTTCGCCTACGCCGCCCGCTTCGAGCGCGGCCTCTTCGACCCCGACGCCGCGGCGGGCACGAGCCCCTTCGACCACTTCATCTACGTCGTCGCGGGCGACGGCGACCTCCAGGAGGGCGTCACCAGCGAGGCCTCCTCGCTCGCCGGCCACCAGCAGCTCGGCAACCTCGTCGTGATCTACGACTCGAACCAGATCTCCATCGAGGACGACACGAACATCGCCTTCACCGAAGACGTCGCGAAGCGCTACGAGGCCTACGGATGGCACGTCCAGACGGTCGACTGGAAGAAGACCGGCCAGTACGTCGAGGACGTCGCCGAGCTGCACCGCGCGATCGAGGCCGCCAAGGGCGAGACGGCCAAGCCGTCGATCATCATCCTGAAGACCATCATCGGCTGGCCCAGCCCCGGCAAGCAGAACACCGGCAAGATCCACGGCTCGGCGCTCGGCGCGTCGGAGCTCGCCGCCACGAAGGAGGTGCTCGGCTTCGACCCCGAGCAGACCTTCGTCGTCGCCGAGGACATCCTCGAGCACACCCGTGCAGCTCGTGAGCGCGGCGCCGCGGCCCACGCCGAGTGGCAGGTCGGGTTCGACGCCTGGGCCGAGGCCAACCCCGAGAAGAAGGCGCTGCTCGATCGGCTCGAGGCCGGCGAGCTGCCCGACGACGTGGCATCCGTCCTCCCCGCCTTCGAGGGTGGCACCGAGGTCTCGACCCGCGCCGCGTCGGGCAAGGTCATCAATGCCCTCGCGGGCGTGCTCCCCGAATTCTGGGGCGGCTCGGCCGACCTCGCCGAGTCGAACCTCACGACGATCAACGACGCGGCCTCGTTCATCCCCGAGGAGTGGTCGACGCACGAGTTCGCCGGCAACCCGTACGGCCGCGTGCTGCACTTCGGCATCCGGGAGCACGCCATGGCCGCGATCATCAACGGCATCGTGCTGCACGGCAGGACCCGCGCGTTCGGCGGCACGTTCCTCATCTTCAGCGATTACATGCGACCGGCCGTGCGCCTCTCCGCGCTCATGAAGGTGCCGTCGATCTTCGTCTGGACGCACGACTCGGTCGCGCTCGGTGAGGACGGACCGACCCACCAGCCGATCGAGCAGCTCGCGACGCTCCGCGCGATCCCCGGGTTCACGGTGGTCCGCCCGGCCGACGCGAACGAGACCGCCATCGCCTGGCTCGAGATCCTGAAGCGGCGCGACGCCCCAGTGGGCATCGCGCTCACCCGCCAGAACATCCCGGTGTTCGAGCGCGGCGACGGCGCGGCATCCGGAGACACGCTCGCATCTGCGGCCGGGCTGGCGAAGGGCGCCTATATCCTCGCCGAGGCGCCGTCGGGCACGCCCGACGTCATCCTCATCGCCACGGGGTCCGAGGTGCAACTGGCCGTGGCCGCCCGCGAGCGGCTCGCGGCCGACGGCATCCAGGCGCGCGTCGTCTCGGCGCCCAGCCTCGAATGGTTCGAGGAGCAGGATGCCGCATACCGCGAATCCGTGCTTCCCGCCGCCGTGACGGCTCGGGTCTCGGTCGAGGCCGGCATCTCGCTGTCGTGGCGCCCCTACGTGGGCGACCGCGGCCGCAGCGTCTCGATCGAGCACTTCGGCGCATCCGCCGACTACAAGACCCTGTTCCGCGAGTTCGGAATCACGACGGACGCCGTCGTCGCCGCCGCGAAGGAGACGCTCGCGTCGGCCTGA
- a CDS encoding metal-sulfur cluster assembly factor, whose product MVTSLAPERFDQVTEALKDVMDPELGVNVVDLGLIYDLGWDDEHDALVIHMTLTSAGCPLTDVLEEQTAEALDGIVDAFRINWVWMPPWGPERITDDGRDMMRALGFAI is encoded by the coding sequence ATGGTCACCTCCCTCGCTCCCGAGCGCTTCGACCAGGTCACCGAAGCGCTGAAAGACGTGATGGACCCCGAGCTCGGCGTGAACGTCGTCGACCTCGGGCTCATCTACGACCTCGGCTGGGACGATGAGCACGATGCCCTCGTCATCCACATGACGCTCACGAGCGCCGGATGCCCCCTCACGGACGTGCTCGAGGAGCAGACGGCCGAGGCGCTCGACGGCATCGTCGACGCGTTCCGCATCAACTGGGTGTGGATGCCGCCGTGGGGCCCCGAGCGCATCACCGACGACGGGCGCGACATGATGCGCGCCCTCGGGTTCGCGATCTAG
- the sufB gene encoding Fe-S cluster assembly protein SufB: MTDVLIDRPELEGLGVYEFGWADSDAAGASARRGISPEVVADISALKSEPEWMLQRRQRALQLFERKPMPTWGADLSEIDFDNIKYFVRSTEKQAQTWEDLPDDIKNTYEKLGIPEAERQRLVAGVAAQYESEVVYHQINEELERQGVIFMDTDTALKEHPEFFEEYFGTVIPAGDNKFAALNTAVWSGGSFVYVPPGVHVEIPLQAYFRINTENMGQFERTLIIADEDSYVHYIEGCTAPIYKSDSLHSAVVEIIVKKNARVRYTTIQNWSNNVYNLVTKRATAAEGATMEWIDGNIGSKVTMKYPSIFLMGEHAKGETLSVAFAGPGQHQDAGAKMIHMAPYTQSSIVSKSIARGGGRAGYRGEVRIDANAHHSANTVRCDALLVDTISRSDTYPAIDIRVDDVHLGHEATVSKVSEEQLFYLMSRGMPEDEAMAMIVRGFIEPIARELPMEYAMELNKLIEMGMEGSVG, from the coding sequence ATGACGGACGTACTGATCGACCGCCCAGAACTCGAAGGACTCGGTGTCTACGAGTTCGGATGGGCCGACTCCGACGCTGCAGGGGCATCCGCACGACGCGGCATCTCGCCCGAGGTCGTCGCCGACATCTCGGCCCTGAAGAGCGAGCCCGAATGGATGCTCCAGCGTCGCCAGCGCGCGCTGCAGCTGTTCGAGCGCAAGCCCATGCCCACCTGGGGGGCCGACCTGTCGGAGATCGACTTCGACAACATCAAGTACTTCGTGCGCTCAACCGAGAAGCAGGCCCAGACGTGGGAGGACCTGCCCGACGACATCAAGAACACCTACGAGAAGCTCGGCATCCCCGAGGCCGAGCGGCAGCGCCTCGTCGCCGGCGTGGCCGCCCAGTACGAGTCCGAGGTCGTCTACCACCAGATCAACGAGGAACTCGAGCGCCAGGGTGTCATCTTCATGGACACCGACACCGCGCTGAAGGAGCACCCCGAGTTCTTCGAGGAGTACTTCGGCACCGTCATCCCGGCCGGTGACAACAAGTTCGCCGCGCTGAACACGGCCGTGTGGTCGGGCGGGTCGTTCGTCTACGTGCCGCCCGGCGTGCACGTCGAGATCCCCCTGCAGGCCTACTTCCGCATCAACACCGAGAACATGGGCCAGTTCGAGCGCACGCTGATCATCGCCGACGAGGACAGCTACGTGCACTACATCGAGGGGTGCACGGCCCCGATCTACAAGTCCGACTCTTTGCACTCGGCGGTCGTCGAGATCATCGTGAAGAAGAACGCCCGCGTGCGCTACACGACGATCCAGAACTGGTCGAACAACGTGTACAACCTCGTGACCAAGCGGGCGACCGCGGCCGAGGGCGCCACCATGGAGTGGATCGACGGCAACATCGGCTCGAAGGTCACCATGAAGTACCCGTCGATCTTCCTGATGGGCGAGCACGCCAAGGGCGAGACCCTCTCGGTGGCCTTCGCCGGTCCGGGCCAGCACCAGGATGCCGGCGCCAAGATGATCCACATGGCGCCGTACACGCAGTCGTCGATCGTCTCGAAGTCGATCGCCCGTGGCGGCGGCCGCGCCGGCTACCGCGGCGAGGTCCGCATCGACGCGAACGCGCACCACTCGGCGAACACCGTGCGCTGCGACGCCCTGCTCGTCGACACCATCTCGCGCTCCGACACCTACCCGGCGATCGACATCCGGGTCGACGACGTGCACCTCGGACACGAGGCCACGGTCTCGAAGGTGAGCGAGGAGCAGCTCTTCTACCTGATGAGCCGGGGCATGCCCGAGGACGAGGCCATGGCCATGATCGTGCGCGGCTTCATCGAGCCGATCGCCCGCGAACTGCCCATGGAGTACGCGATGGAACTCAACAAGCTCATCGAGATGGGCATGGAAGGATCGGTCGGCTAG
- a CDS encoding non-heme iron oxygenase ferredoxin subunit, with protein sequence MASVRVCGVDELGVNEASRFVLDGVAIAVVKDAAGEVFAIGDTCTHGDISLAEGFVEDDTLECWAHGSKFSLRSGKPLTLPAYEPVPVFQVEVKDGGVHIDPSVTLTV encoded by the coding sequence GTGGCATCCGTTCGTGTCTGCGGCGTCGACGAGCTCGGCGTCAACGAGGCTTCCCGCTTCGTGCTCGACGGCGTGGCGATCGCCGTCGTGAAGGATGCCGCCGGCGAGGTCTTCGCGATCGGCGACACCTGCACGCACGGCGACATCTCCCTGGCCGAGGGCTTCGTCGAGGACGACACGCTGGAGTGCTGGGCGCACGGCTCCAAGTTCTCGCTTCGCAGCGGCAAGCCGCTCACCCTTCCCGCCTACGAGCCCGTCCCGGTCTTCCAGGTCGAGGTCAAGGACGGCGGCGTCCACATCGATCCCTCGGTCACCCTGACCGTCTGA
- the sufD gene encoding Fe-S cluster assembly protein SufD gives MTSTAMPTAEQHGLVAHSDGAFVPVQTRSERFRSVNVEDFAPVNGREHEWKLSPVAAFADLTGGELDGARLPIETTDAPGVDVSWIARDDARIGAAGTPEERASANAWTSFDEALLISVTGEDEKVVAVTRSGLGNAPRGAHTVIEIAPNSRGLVVLRGIGDARLSENVEILVGDGASLTVVSLQEWNDDAVHLSSQFARLGRDSFLKHIVVSLGGKVVRVNPSTHLAEQGADIESLGLYFADAGQHLEQQVYVHHDAPHTKSRVTYKGALQGAGARTVWIGDVLIGNAATGTDSYEQNRNLVLTDGTRADSVPNLEIETGDIEGAGHASATGRFDDEQLFYLMARGISEDEARRLVVRGFLTEIVQKIGSPELEARLLVAIEAELQVS, from the coding sequence ATGACCAGCACAGCCATGCCCACGGCCGAGCAGCATGGCCTCGTCGCGCATTCGGACGGCGCCTTCGTGCCCGTGCAGACGCGCTCCGAGCGCTTCCGATCGGTGAACGTCGAGGACTTCGCCCCGGTGAACGGGCGCGAGCACGAGTGGAAGCTCTCGCCCGTCGCGGCGTTCGCCGACCTCACGGGCGGCGAGCTCGACGGCGCCCGCCTGCCGATCGAGACGACGGATGCCCCGGGCGTCGACGTCTCATGGATCGCCCGCGACGACGCGCGCATCGGCGCCGCCGGCACGCCCGAAGAGCGTGCGAGCGCCAACGCATGGACGTCGTTCGACGAGGCCCTCCTCATCTCGGTCACCGGTGAAGACGAGAAGGTCGTCGCCGTGACCCGATCCGGGCTCGGCAACGCACCCCGAGGAGCCCACACCGTCATCGAGATCGCGCCGAACAGCCGCGGACTCGTGGTGCTCCGGGGCATCGGCGACGCTCGACTCAGCGAGAACGTCGAGATCCTCGTCGGCGACGGTGCATCGCTCACCGTGGTCTCGCTGCAGGAGTGGAACGACGACGCGGTGCACCTCTCGAGCCAGTTCGCCCGGCTCGGCCGCGACTCGTTCCTGAAGCACATCGTCGTCTCCCTCGGCGGCAAGGTCGTGCGGGTGAATCCCTCGACCCACCTGGCCGAGCAGGGCGCCGACATCGAGTCGCTCGGCCTCTACTTCGCCGACGCCGGCCAGCACCTCGAGCAGCAGGTGTACGTGCACCACGACGCACCGCACACGAAGAGCCGCGTGACCTACAAGGGCGCGCTGCAGGGCGCCGGCGCACGCACGGTGTGGATCGGCGACGTGCTCATCGGCAACGCCGCGACCGGCACCGACAGCTACGAGCAGAACCGCAACCTCGTCCTCACCGACGGCACCCGTGCCGACTCCGTGCCCAACCTCGAGATCGAGACGGGCGACATCGAGGGGGCCGGGCACGCCAGCGCCACCGGCCGCTTCGACGACGAGCAGTTGTTCTACCTCATGGCTCGCGGCATCAGCGAAGACGAGGCCCGGCGCCTCGTCGTGCGCGGATTCCTCACCGAGATCGTCCAGAAGATCGGCTCGCCTGAGCTCGAAGCGCGGCTCCTCGTCGCGATCGAGGCAGAACTGCAGGTGAGCTGA